One window of the Salvia splendens isolate huo1 unplaced genomic scaffold, SspV2 ctg1030, whole genome shotgun sequence genome contains the following:
- the LOC121788396 gene encoding phosphoserine aminotransferase 2, chloroplastic-like translates to MSISMSSSSAATTPLTHLNPTATSQISAFPTSLSLPTTSPTRPLSITCSSSTLQTQTSTTTDRVFNFAAGPATLPENVLLRAQSELYNWRGSGMSVMEMSHRGKEFLSIIQKAESDLRSLLYIPPDYTILFLQGGATTQFAAAPLNLCSSPTDAVDYIVTGSWGDKAFKEAAKYCNPKSIWSGKSDKYTKIPNFDSLNQTPGAKFLHICANETIHGVEFKSYPTPAGQKEVLVADMSSNFCSKPVDVTKFGMIYAGAQKNVGPSGVTIVIIRSDLIGYAQAITPVMLDYKIHADNNSLYNTPPCYGIYMCGLVFEDLVEQGGLAEVEKKNVRKGSLLYDAIDGSKGFFRCPVEKSVRSLMNVPFTLAKPELEAEFVKEAAKEKMVQLKGHRSVGGMRASIYNAMPLAGVEKLVAFMKDFQARHDHA, encoded by the coding sequence ATGTCCATCTCAATGTCGTCGTCGTCGGCCGCCACCACTCCCCTCACCCACCTCAACCCCACCGCAACTTCCCAAATCTCCGCCTTCCCCacctccctctccctccccaccacctcccccactCGACCCCTCTCCATCACCTGCTCCTCCTCCACCCTCCAAACCCaaacctccaccaccaccgacCGCGTCTTCAACTTCGCCGCCGGCCCCGCCACCCTCCCGGAAAACGTCCTCCTCAGAGCCCAATCCGAGCTCTACAACTGGCGCGGCTCCGGCATGTCGGTGATGGAGATGAGCCACCGCGGCAAGGAGTTCCTCTCCATCATCCAAAAGGCCGAATCGGATCTCCGATCCCTTCTCTACATCCCCCCCGATTACACCATCCTCTTCCTCCAGGGCGGCGCCACCACTCAGTTCGCCGCCGCGCCGCTCAACCTCTGCAGCAGCCCCACCGACGCCGTCGATTACATCGTCACAGGATCCTGGGGCGACAAGGCCTTCAAAGAGGCCGCCAAGTACTGTAACCCTAAATCCATCTGGAGCGGCAAATCCGACAAATACACCAAAATCCCCAATTTCGATTCCCTCAATCAAACCCCCGGCGCCAAATTCCTCCACATCTGCGCCAATGAAACCATCCACGGCGTCGAATTCAAGTCCTACCCTACCCCGGCGGGCCAAAAAGAAGTCCTCGTCGCCGACATGTCCTCCAATTTCTGCTCCAAACCCGTCGACGTCACCAAATTCGGCATGATCTACGCCGGCGCGCAGAAGAATGTAGGCCCCTCCGGAGTCACCATCGTAATCATTCGATCCGATTTGATCGGGTACGCGCAGGCGATCACGCCGGTGATGCTGGACTACAAGATCCACGCCGACAACAATTCGCTCTACAACACGCCGCCGTGCTACGGAATCTACATGTGCGGGCTGGTTTTCGAGGATCTCGTCGAGCAGGGCGGGCTAGCGGAGGTGGAGAAGAAGAATGTGAGGAAGGGGAGCCTTCTTTACGATGCCATTGATGGGAGCAAGGGGTTTTTCCGGTGCCCAGTGGAGAAGAGCGTTCGGTCGCTGATGAACGTGCCATTCACGCTGGCGAAGCCGGAGCTCGAGGCCGAGTTTGTGAAGGAGGCGGCCAAGGAGAAGATGGTGCAGCTCAAGGGGCATCGGTCGGTTGGCGGGATGAGGGCTTCCATTTACAATGCGATGCCGTTGGCCGGAGTGGAGAAGCTTGTGGCTTTCATGAAGGATTTTCAGGCAAGGCATGATCATGCTTGA